The Lolium rigidum isolate FL_2022 chromosome 2, APGP_CSIRO_Lrig_0.1, whole genome shotgun sequence genomic interval GTTGTCATTGATAGGGCATTCCGCTGGGGGCTGGCTTGCGCGCGTATACATGGAGGAATTCGGGACTTCTGACATAAGTCTACTGCTCACCCTTGGCAGTCCCCTCCTGTACGGTTTCTCATCTGATCGTTGCTTAATTACTCCTTGATTGATTTAGTAGTCTGGTGGTGAAGTTTATCCCCTTCTTCTAACTCAAACATTCATGTGTGGTTAATGGCTTGTAGTTTTCGTTTGACAATTCTTGTGGACATTTATGGGCCTCTAACCATACAGATATGGATTGTGAGATGGAGGAATATGGACTTGAGACTTTGTTACAATGCATTTATAATTTTTTCCTAGTAGAATCCTAAATGTGCAAGCTTATGTTGGGGATACGCCCGTTAGCTGCACAATATGCTCCAGATTTGCATGTGGATTTTGTATCCTCGtgtttagaagatatgcttaggcctTATTTAGGAATGTAGGAAATTTTATCCTGTTCCCTTTAAATTGGGAATGATTTTAATTAAATTTCCTGTCGATCCAAATCCAAAGGGATTGGGCATAATACATATCCATCTGAAAAATCCCTTAAACCCATCCTATTATAGTTCTCTTACAGGTAGATCCATCCACACAAGTAACTATCTACATATGTTTAATTCAAAATGTAATCCAGAACATAATATTCTCTGACCTGATTCCCATTGTTTTTTTCTAATTGCCAGGCCACCtccgaaaggtatctctggcgtTATTGACCAAACTAGAGGGCTACTGGACTACGTCGAGAAGAATTGCGCTCCTGCGGTTTACACGCCAGAACTACGATACGTGTGCATCGCTGGAAGGTAACTTACGGTTTCAGGTTCTGCTTAAGTAATCACATGCGGATCATATATACATATCATAGAGTTGTGCTGAGGTTTATGGAGTACATTTTATCTCCACCGAAACATCTCATGACTTTGTTGAGGTTTGCGCTTAATTGATTACATGTGCAGTGCAGTGCAGTGCTATCTTATGCAAGTTTTGCAACGGGAAAGAGTGTGACAGAAATATGTTTTGTCATTTTTCTGGGAGgacaatttttgttttattttattaatgTTGCTTTCACTAGACTGGAGCATAAATGGTACTTCCTCTGTTCCCTAATATAAGACATTTTGGCAAGCTAAATGGCAAGCTAATTTAGcttgccaaaacatcttatattagcgAACAGAGGAAGTACATGTTATCTTCGTGGGCTGGCTTAATTGTGAGCATTCTTCCTGAAATGAGTCTTGTAAACCACAAATTTTTATTTCTAGAAGAAAATACACCTTGTGCTTACTTTGATTTTTCTAATCTTATTAGAAACTCACTTTTTCCTACAGAAAGACATAGTTTAGCAGATACTTCAGGTTAGAAGCACATTGCATGATGCTCGAAACCTGTGTAGTTACAGAGTAATTCACCTTGTTCTTTGCATCCACTCTGGATCAAGTTATCTGTACAGACTATTCTAAAGTAGTTATCCAACAAGACATTGATTCATCACACCACCTTCACTCTTGGCAGGTACATTCAGGGCGTTCCTCTAACTGGAAACTCCACTGCTACTACAAATGAGATTGTTGCAGTGGATGCACCATCAGACGGTGCTGAAGCAGTCATGATCAGTGCCGAAGACAAATCCGCTCAATCGGGCCCCACCTTGCGAGCTCGCTTCGTTGGACAAGGCTACAAACAGGTGACTTGCACTCCGCACTCCAGCAATACCATGCTGTGAAATATTCGCCATTCGATCCTGAACAAAAGTGTCCTCTCAACTAGGTTTGTGGGCGCGCTGACGTGTGGGGAGACGGTGTTGTCCCCGAAATGTCTGCACATCTGGAGGGCGCTCTAAATATAAGCTTCGATGGCGTGTACCATTCTCCTGTAGGTTCTGATAATGAAGCGAGGCCCTGGTATGGCTCACCGGCGATTCTCGAGCAGTGGGTGCATCATCTCCTCAGTTGATGCCACATAAGGTTTACCAGTTCCTAAAGTTTGACAGCAAAATGGTGTATTGACTATTGACATGTCGTGAGGTAAGTGTTGTACCAGCCAGCCCCAAGAAAGTCATCAGTGTAGCTCTGTAGTGTACAGAAGATGCAAGTCCTTTTGTACAGAGCTGCCTCTGTTTTCCTATTTGACAAATTGTTATATTTCAGATGCATTGTAGCTCTGTAATGTACAGAAGATGCGAGCTTCAGATTGTCACAACGTGAAGGCTCTCATTttccccctccccctctctcACCTTGCTACAGTACCTGAGCGGGTTCTCCGCCGTTTCTGGCTGGGCCAAGGCCCTCTCCGGCGGCGTTGGCGCTGGAGAGTGGCCGAGGCTCCGTGCCAACCGCCGTAGTCTGTATAGTCGTAGGTTTGGGCTTTATGCACTGTCTGGCAGACAAGATCTTGTGCAACTTGTGGTGGCTTCTCTCCGACGAGCTGCTGGTTTGCGCACCGTCGCAGCTATCTCCATCAGTAAGGTCAAGGGTCGCCGTCTAGCGATCTTTGCTCCTTTCTTGATGTGTCTTCTCcttctggccggccgtggaggcgaggagaaggagaagggcaGGACAGCTCCAGTTGTTAAGCAGTGGGGGTCTTCGGCATCTGCACGACGCATTTGCGCGGCGCAGAACAGCTGAAGAGCTCCCCGACAAGCTTCCATGGAGGAAGGAGTCGGTGTTTCCTCTAATGGTGAGCCCATGTTTCAATAAGCGCAACCACCTTCTTCGTGGTGacgctcctcctcttctcctcttggccggccttggtggtgaGGGAGAGGGTGCGGTTGGCTGCGTTGTTGCCAGCGTCTGCAGGTGGTGGTCCGGTGGATCTTTTAAGTCTGTGATCCAGGCAGCAGCTCCCAAGCAGCGGCGTTCTTCTGCTGCGGCTATCTCTGGCCACAAGGGTGGCCCTGCTGCGCTCGGCCAACATGGCACGAGCTTCTTCGGGTGAGGATCTTCATGGACCTCGGTGTAGCGTCCATCGCTGCGGCTTCCCCAAGTGGTCTCATCCCCAGCGGAGGCAATGGCTGCCACGCTGGAGTGTCAATCTACATCAGGCGTTTCCGAGTTTTCATGTGGGGTGTTTATTGTAAAACGCAAGGACACTATTGTAATTTTCAAATTGTCACAACGTACAACACTACTCTATGTACTACGATGTGTATGAAATTGCAAGGCATCTACACGCACAACTTGAACGACAACAGAGAAATTTTCTGGTATGTAACAGGCGGCAGGAAAGCAATCAAAGGCTGTGGCCAAAACAGACAAACAATTCTATGCACAAAGTAACCCTAAAATCACCATGTTCGCAACAAGAGTGAAAAACTTTAGCACACATTTGATTGACCAGAACCTGCGTGTCACAAATTCACCATTAGCTGCAACTAGACCAGCATGATATTTATGACCAGGACAATGTGGCATTGACAGACTAAACACTGAACCACATCAACGTGCATGCGGGTGCCCTGGCAGGATGGCAGGAGCTACGAACCACAAAACACAGGGAATCCTCTTTACATGCAGCAGTGAAACCCCCAAACCTTAATGGTGAAGAAAGTCTAAAGTCTTAACACGATCACAGCGACTTAACTACCTAGTGGAATGTTTGGCTTAACATGAATCGCAAAAGAAGCTTCCCAACACTGGTTCAGAGCTGAAAGCACCAGTGCTGGCCCCCACTTGGCTGCTCTACTTAGTCTTGATGAAATGAGGGTTCAACAGCCCGGTgatctccatcatcccgatcttGTCCCTCCCAGCAAACAGGTTCTTGAGCTTCTCGTCACAGAGGATCTCCCTCTTGTTTGCTGGGTTCTGCAAATCATGTAGAGTGGATTTGTATTACAGGATCACACAAATAACAAGCCAGTAGAGCAGCCAGTTGCAATTTAACTGAATCGGCCCATAGATAATGCAACATCAGTGTAGGCAATTGCTGTAATGGTTTATATATTTGCAAGTGCAAAGTAGACTTCACATGTGAACTATTTAATTATTTCAGATGAAGACAACTAGGTCGTATATAGGTTCAATCTTGCAATTAATAAGGTACAATCAATCAAGTAATCAATACAGACAATTAGTCATTACAGAGGGGATCACAAGTAACAGCATCAGTACGTGGTTAGGCAAAAAAATCTGAGTAAACTTGAGCCTACAGATCAGTCAGTTGCAATTTAACAGAAATCAGTTGAAAGATAATACAACATCAGTATAACTGAGCAACATTATGGTTTATAAAATTGCAAGTGCAAAATAGACTTCAAAAGGAAACAATTAACTATTTCAGGCACAGAAAACTAGGTCATATATAGGTTCAACCTTGCAATTCAGAAGGGACAATAAATCAATCAATCAGCGATGCATACATTTAGTGATTATTAACTATATATATCACATTCCACCGACAGCAAATTTTGCCTTACCACAGAAGAACCTTGTGAACAAAGACATTAGGGCCTAACATCAGTGTTCAGCAAGCATTACTGACGATGTGCTAGAAGGCAGCCGTGAAACTACAGAATTTGTAATATCATAGCAAAATTTCCAAAGACAACTGAAACTGAACATGAAAATTTGAACATAAAGTGGCCATGCCCATTTACTTCATTGTACAAAAGGTACAACTGAACAAACCTCAAGCACATACGAAAAATGTCAGCAAGCTATCATCTCCACTGAAGTGAGATTTACACGGTCTCTATCTAAACATACAGAAATGGTCTCTATCTAAACACACAGAAATGGGGAACGAACTGCACTGCGGAGTGACCAGAGCCAGGAAATTTACCAGGGTTGACAAAACTGATATTCCTATGTGGAAGCAGTGGCCTGAAACTTTTGTCAAGTTCCATTCAGGGACTAGATCAAAACAATAAAATAGCAGCAAACCTCGAGCTACAATCATAGCCTTCAGATGGGGGGTTTCCTAGCCCCAACCACTACAATCCCTAGAAGCTGACGGGAATCCGTAACCAAATCGACCGAAATGGGGTTTACTTTCTTCAAAACCCAAATCCAGCATTCTCCAGAGAACGGACCACATCACACCACGCAAGAGCAGGTAAATAGCGGCAGGGATAAGATAACAAGTAGGCCTCTATCCACGGGTAGTACCTGGAGGCCCTGGCCCTTGATGTAGGCCCAGACGATCTTGATGGCGCCGGCGCGGGAGATCTCGGGCGCGCCGCCGGGGAACTTGCTGAGGGCCTCGGAGACGGGCAGCGGCCGCATGATCCCGCGCAGGTTCTTCGCCTCGGTCGCGTCGTCCTTGCTAATCACCTTTTTCGGGGGcttgaccgccgccgccgccgccgatgcgggCCTCttgccccccgccgccgccgcggaggaggagaaggagttgGCCACGAGGGCCCGGCACCCGCGGAGAGCCCTGGCCGCCGCCGACGACATCGCCGTGGGATGGGTGGTGGCTTGGGTGGAGTTCGGCgaggagagggcggcgagggttttgcggggtttagggtttggaatgcCGATTTGTATTTGCGAGATGCGAgtggggagaagaagaggaggagaccAGTCACTTTTACACTCGGGCCCTTGGGTATGTTCGTAAATACGACCTGTCTGACAATTCACGGTTGTCTAGTGCCTACAGTGTACAGTTCGTGGCTTAGCAGCGGCGAATTTGGATGTTTTCTGGGGTTAATCGTGAACGGTTGTGTTTGCCTGTTTGTAAGTACCTGGTAAAAAAATGTGTTTAACGATGGAGCAATTTCTATTTCGGTCGTTGCTGAATTGCGGCCCTAaacttactagttgaatgcccgtgggtTGCTACGGTCACATAAATTATTTTGTCATCATACATACTATTATGTCtttgtgttatgtcatctagcatAGTGCATGTCGTTTTATTCAACATATCAATGCAATCTTTGATACCGTTGCGCCACCCATTTGGGTCATCTCCCTGACCCGTCTCACCCTGATCATAATACATAATAAATTGCCAAATTTCTTTTCACCTTTTTTCTACTCTTTCCTTGGCCATATTATATATCCTCTTACTCTACACCATGACATTATGCCATCATGTGTGTGTATTAGTATGTgcctttttaaaaaaatctacaCCAAGATTGGCATTGAAGATTGTCCTCTTACTCTTCACCAAGATTGTTGGGTGAAGATTGACCAGAAATGTTGATGGTCCTCTTACTCTACATCGAGATCGACATTGAAAATTGAGCAGAAAAATGAGGAAATACAGAATATTGGGCAGGGAATCGATCATGATGAACACCAATGGACACATATTGGAAAAAACTACGGCCTGAAAACAGTCCTCAATTTTagccttgatgatttgaaagttaTCATATTTCTAGTTAATTGCTATAATCTTTTACATAGTAgttaacaagaaatatcaccgagtTGTATTGCTCGTGGAACACGGAGCAGGTGAGGCTTGCTACTCGTTGGTGTAGGAAGCTTCAGACCATCCAAACCATACTTGTCGTATACAAGTTAGATTAGTGTAGGAATCTATCTTCCAGCCCTCAAATGAATATGAATTAAATTAGGACGAAATTATAGGAAGGAGTAGCTCACGCAAGAAGGTACAACCAGAAGCACTTCGCCTTTTGATTCCACTGGTACCACATAGTAAATACACCTAAAATCAATATTCTTTTGAACCTAAAATCAAAGAAAGTGATCAGTAATCGTGAAGCTGAAACACAAGCTCTGACATCCACGGTGGCACAACACAAATCATGAGGTATCCCAATATACATGCATTCGAATGCATGATTTACCTGATGGATACAAACAATGCTGATTTTCTCATTAACTGCTATAATCGCTAACATATTTCTCTCTCGGGTAAGCGTTTGATGCCTATACAGATATGATACTATACATCGATTGTTTATGCACCCGATCGTCCAACTCAAGCAGCGTTGCGGCACGACCAAATCCACACACAATGCTGATGTAGTTAAAGCGGCTGCCGCCAAGCGTCGGCGACAAGATCCGGTAAGGATTCATGACTACGATGTCGAGGCGATTCAATGATTCACATACATGATGCCTGAGAGTCTGTACTTACGCTCATGCTGACAACAACGAAAGAcaaaattgtgatacaaatatgaacatttataTGAGAGAAGCGACACGAACCATAAAGCATGAAAGAGTCGGTGGCGGCTTGGCACACCGTCTGAGTTGTATTTCCTTACCGCTCCTTGTCGGCGGTGTGATGCAGCAACAGGAAGATGCCACAATGTGTCACGGGCACACCTCTAGGGATCACCCATCCATGTGGATGTAATATATCGTATTTCATCATATACCAGTCAAATGCTAGGCGAAAGAAAAAATATGTATAAGATTTGGAGCTACCTAAAATCAGGCATCATGCACTTTGAGATTGAGAGCGCCCCgcgtggttcattagagttggccCACGCTAATAGGATTTTGGACCAGGTCTTATAAGAAATTTTCCGATCCATAACTTCCCAATTTACGAGCGAGATTAAAGTATCGATGCATGCAAAATAGAAACGCATGTAGCAGGAGAATATTTCTTTCCTTTTACGTCATGGAATAAAAGGCTGAGATGTTAATTACAGGTGATTTTTTAGCGCTAATAATTAAGATTTTTTATAACGGGCAAGAGATTATGGGAAAGGTTAAATTTTTTGGCAAGTATTTTAATGCTTGTGCAGATTTGATTGATATGAGATTGTTTCCTCATTATATGAAGGACGAGAGATTGTGGGAAACATTAATTTTTTTTGGCAAGTATTTTAATTCTTATGCAGATTTGATTGATATCGTCTGAGATTGTTTCCTAATTAGGTCTGACGAAAGCAGCGATCGTGAGATTGATTGGACGTACAGGATGCtctcaatgacgaccaccaaagtgcgttgagtgtcaaacgaccaactcccatttaatagtaaagattaataGTAAAGATACTCATATTTCAATTTGTTGTAGAGTGGCCAGAGAAAACAGAGAGGTAAGAATTATGGGACGGGTGGAGTAAAGACATGGTTATTATTACAATCCACAACCATGTCTAAGGCAACCTTACAAAGTTGACAGAATATCATTAGAACCATCATTAAACATAGCTTCATATTGCGttgatttgatattgtagatgctcATAATTTTTCCAGCAAATTCGGTCAAACTTCACAAAGTTTGACTTCGGACAAAGCTACACTACATTTTTAAAATGAAGTTGATATAAAATAAAGGAACCTTATCTACCAATGTACTGCAAATTTCTATGTCAAAATAACAACAGATTTTAATATGTATTTGTAACCGTCGTGCATCTGTAATAACCCCCGTCACTAGGTGTGTAGTACTACACTAACACAAATATTCAGCTGCTCAGCTTCTTTCTCACAGCAATATCATAGTGTTGACTGTTGAGCACAAATGTgattattttgatcggtacagttTGTACGCCAGAAATATACCCTGGAGTGAGCATAACACATTGCCCAAAACCCTTTTCTGACACAGGCGAATGATCAAACTTTAGTTTTCTTAGTCCTACTCGAAGATGGGCAGATCAAGAGGCTTATTCTTCTCCACGGCTCCCGCCTCGCTTGAAGATGCTGATAGTGATAACGCAGATAAGGCCCTCGATTGAGATTCTTTGTCCATGTCCAAGAAGAGGCGATGCCTGCCCAGGAGCAGAGCGCAAGCATGGTTCAGAGTTTGCACCCTAACCAATGAGAGGTGAAACAAATAACATGAACTGGCACGGACGAAGATTACTAACCATCTAGAGTCTGATGTTAATTCTGGGTGGAACGCGGTGGCAAGGATGTTCCCTTGACGTACTGCGACAATCACCCTATCTTTGGAGTACACTTCGTCCTGCGAGATTATTGCATTGCACATCAGTTCCTGTAAATATTTGATTCCCATCGACCAACAAATCCCCTACAAACTCTAATTGGTTCGAAAGAGAGCTAATTACTAGCAGAACATAGGAATGCTAGGATAAAACTCAGGAGAAGAAT includes:
- the LOC124686349 gene encoding uncharacterized protein LOC124686349; this encodes MLSLLPPARLRAAPSDAAATAPRRPAVILPGLGNNTADYARLAAALRDGHGVPSVVARVSRPDWLRNAAGLADPSYWRGTLRPRPVLDWYLERVEEAVSEAKELCPPDGKLSLIGHSAGGWLARVYMEEFGTSDISLLLTLGSPLLPPPKGISGVIDQTRGLLDYVEKNCAPAVYTPELRYVCIAGRYIQGVPLTGNSTATTNEIVAVDAPSDGAEAVMISAEDKSAQSGPTLRARFVGQGYKQVCGRADVWGDGVVPEMSAHLEGALNISFDGVYHSPVGSDNEARPWYGSPAILEQWVHHLLS
- the LOC124686350 gene encoding protein TRI1-like; amino-acid sequence: MSSAAARALRGCRALVANSFSSSAAAAGGKRPASAAAAAVKPPKKVISKDDATEAKNLRGIMRPLPVSEALSKFPGGAPEISRAGAIKIVWAYIKGQGLQNPANKREILCDEKLKNLFAGRDKIGMMEITGLLNPHFIKTK